CGACCCACCACCAGACGAGCGGTCTCCCGCGTCTTTTCCGGCATGGCACGATTGAGCGAGATAAGGGTCGCCGCCAGGTGCACGTCGGGCTCCGCGGCTGAAAGCATCTCCGGCTCAAGCAACAACTGCTTCAAGTCGAGTCGATCCATCGCATCGCGCTGCAGAATACTCACCACGCTGGATGGGAAAAAGCGCCGTATGTCACCCAACCAACGCGCCACCTGGGGTGCACTGGCCCCGAGCCCGCCCCGCTGCGACTTCGGGTGCTCGCCGGCCTGATACAACGCACCGAGAGCTTCATCCATGCGCGACTCTTCCAACGAAAGTTCAACCTCCAACGAGGTCGCACTCTCTTCGCCTAGCACCAGCCGCCACCGCCGAGCCTCCTCTGTGTTTAAGGTTTTCATGATGCGTTTCGAGAAACTGTGGAAAGTCCGAGCAACCGCGCCGTCATATCCACCGCAGGTCTCGCCCGCGTTTCGTCGAGCACCAGGGTGCCGGCGTCGGCCGCCACGCGCCCTCCTACCCCACCTGCGCCCAGTTGCGCCACCGACTGCCCGATCTGGCCTCGTTCGGGTCCGGTGAAGCGACTGAAGGTCCGCCGCAACAACGGCAGCACTGCTTGAAAATAATCCGCCGGCACGCGACTCAACCAGGCATGCAACAAGCCCAGCAGTTCAGGATCGTGCACCAACACTGCCCCGCCGCCGCTCAAAAACCCGTCCAACCACGCCGCCGCCGCATCGGGCGTCTGGGCCGCCGACAGCGCATGAGAAAGCCGCGTGGCCGCCTCGTCGCCTTCGAGTGCGTCCGCATCCCGCTGCATCCGCGTGCAAAGTCCGCGCAGCAACGGATGCGCCGAACCGTGTTCCATGATCCGGCGCGTAACCGCTCTCCACTCCTCCGCCAGCGCGGCGTCCTCTAGCAGACGAATCGCTTCGTCGTGCCCTCCGATCAACTTCGCAAGCGCCTCCGCCGCCTCATCCGCAAGGCCCGACACGGACGCCGGCAGCTCCACATGCGCACGGGTCGCCAGACCCGTGACGATGGCCCGCACCTGATTCAAATCCGTCTGCCGCACGCTCCCGTAGCGGGCCAGCCGTGCCAGCGGTGCGATGGCGCGAAGCAATCCCGGCGGGTCATCAACCATCGCTGCGGCCGCTTGCACCCGCCCCAAAATGACTTCACCCGCGCCGGGTAACTCCGCCAGCAACGCGTGCTCCAGTAATGTCACGAGATTCTCCAGCGTCGGATCGGCCGCTGCGGCACGCACCAGCCGGGCTTCGGCGGCGGCAACCAGCGTATTGCCGAACGACGATGCATCCACAACCGCGAGCACCATATCCGCCTCCCACTTGAGCGACCATTGCTCTTTAAATGTGCCCTTGCCCCCGCGCGTGTCCGCCTTGCGCCCCCAGTTGATCTTCACCGCCAGCAGGCGATGCAAAAACACGCTGCGCGCCCGTCCTCCCGGCTCGCGCAGATCGAGTTCCAGTGGAGTCACGCTCGCCGTCGGTTTCAACCGCAGCGTCTTCTGCTGCCGCTCAATGTCTTCCTGCAAAGGCAGCTGCGCGAGCCCCTCCGGCAGTTCGCCCAACCGCTCGCCAATCAAGAGCGGTCTTCGCAACAAACTCAGCGCCATCGGATCGCCTTCGCAAAACACCGCGCGCATCGCCTCCAGCGTCTCGGGCAGTCCCGGCTTCGGCCGCCCCCGTAATCCCGCCAAAGCCTCCGCCAGCCGCACCGCCTCGATGGAGTTCGCACTCGATGCCGACATATCCGCCTCACGCAGCACCCGTGCAGCCTTCGTCATCCAACGCACCGTCGTATCGCTCCCGCCCTGCCAAAGATGCTCATACCAGCCGGGCGATTCGATGCCCGCTCCATAGCCGCTGGCCGTCGCCAGCCGTTCATAAGTCCACGGTGCCCACGTCGCGCGCACCTTCGTCTTGGGCAACCCCTTCAACAATGCCGCGTCGTCGGACGCACGCACCGTCCGGCGCAGCGCCGGCACGTGCCACGCCCCGCAGACGACCG
This portion of the Rariglobus hedericola genome encodes:
- a CDS encoding DUF5682 family protein, translating into MTTVFGIRHHGPGCARSLVKSLDALRPDLVLIEGPPDADELMGAVADASLKPPVAILVYDAESPRRAAFYPFAEFSPEWQAMKWAAANAVTMRFLDLPCAHHYGIDAAKEQARAEAAAAANAENTKEAESEVRETEEPGSARHDPLQWLAKADGYSDGERWWNDRVEEREHDGDLFAAVAEALTALRTELALPESERDLRREAWMRRGIREAEKSGAQNIAVVCGAWHVPALRRTVRASDDAALLKGLPKTKVRATWAPWTYERLATASGYGAGIESPGWYEHLWQGGSDTTVRWMTKAARVLREADMSASSANSIEAVRLAEALAGLRGRPKPGLPETLEAMRAVFCEGDPMALSLLRRPLLIGERLGELPEGLAQLPLQEDIERQQKTLRLKPTASVTPLELDLREPGGRARSVFLHRLLAVKINWGRKADTRGGKGTFKEQWSLKWEADMVLAVVDASSFGNTLVAAAEARLVRAAAADPTLENLVTLLEHALLAELPGAGEVILGRVQAAAAMVDDPPGLLRAIAPLARLARYGSVRQTDLNQVRAIVTGLATRAHVELPASVSGLADEAAEALAKLIGGHDEAIRLLEDAALAEEWRAVTRRIMEHGSAHPLLRGLCTRMQRDADALEGDEAATRLSHALSAAQTPDAAAAWLDGFLSGGGAVLVHDPELLGLLHAWLSRVPADYFQAVLPLLRRTFSRFTGPERGQIGQSVAQLGAGGVGGRVAADAGTLVLDETRARPAVDMTARLLGLSTVSRNAS